In Nocardioides sp. JS614, the sequence GTACGACCGGATCCTGGTGTCGGCCGAGGCGCGCGAGCTGCCGACCTCCCTGGTCGAGCAGCTGGCCCGGCCCGGCCGGCTGGTGGTTCCGGTGAACGGCGAGATGCTGCTGGTCGTCGTGGACGCCGGCGCGGAGCCGACCGTCACCAAGCACGGCTGGTACCGGTTCGTGCCACTGCGCTGACCGGGCTCACCCGATGACCGCCCGGCCCTCCTATCCTGCGGAGGTGACCGACGCTCCGACCGAGCTGCTGCGGCTGGCCTCCGCCGACAACTTCCGCGACGTCGCGGGGACCGGCCTCGGCCTGCCGACGCGCGACGGTGGCCGCGTGCGGCGCGGGGTCTTCTACCGCTCCAACGAGCTCCAGCTGACCCATGAGGACGCCAGGTCCCTTGCTGGGCTGGGGATCCGGGCCATCCACGACCTGCGGAGCTCCCCCGAGATCGAGGCCCACCCCGACGTCGACGTCCCGGGCGCCACGTGGCGGCACGCCGAGGTCACCGGCGTCCCGATGGAGACGGTCGCGACCCTGCACGACGTCGAGGCGGCGCACCGGGTGATGCACGAGGTGTACGTCGCGTTCGTCCGCTCGGCCGCCGCCCGGGCGTCGTACGCCGGGCTGCTCACCGAGCTCGCGACCGGCGCCGTGCCGCAGCTGTTCCACTGCACGGCCGGCAAGGACCGCACCGGCTGGGCGGCGGCGCTGCTGCTCGAGATCGCGGGCGTGGACCGGGACGCGATCCTCGCGGACTACCTGGTCACCAACGAGGTCTCCTCGGCGACCCGGGAGAAGTACCTCGCACTGGTGGCCGAGCACCTCGGCCCCGAGCTGGTCGCGGTCTACGAGCCGACGATGGTGGTCGAGGAGTCCTACCTGCGGGCCGGCTACGCCGCCGCCGAGGAGGACTACGGCTCGGTCGACGGCTATCTGCGCTCCGGGCTCGGGCTGGGTGCGGACGTGCTGGACGGGCTGCGCGGCCGGCTGCGGGCGTGAGCACCGTTCCGGGCGCCGGTGAGTCCGTCGGGCCACCCCGGGCCGCGGCCAGCGGTGGCCCAGCAACCATTCCCACACCCCAACCGGTTGCCTGCACACCGCCGACCCGCCACACCCGCCCCGGGCCCGACTGACATCCTGGGCCCGTGACGAAGCTCCGGCCCGGAACCCGCCGGCTCTGGCCGCTGCTCGCCGACCTCGTGTGCGTCCTCGCGCTCGCTCTCGGCGGGAAGAGCACCCACGAGGCGGGCGAGTCCGACTGGGTGGTGCTCGTCATCGCGTGGCCCTTCGCCGTGGCCGCGGTGCTTGCCCAGGCCTGGCTGCTGTCCCGAGGTCGGCCAACGGCACGGATCTGGCCCGAGGGCGTGACCGTCCTCGCGGCGACCTACGCGATCGGGATGCTCCTTCGGGCGATCTCGGGTCGCGGTCTGGCGCCCGGCTTCCTCGTGGTGGCGGCCCTGTTCCTGGCCGCGACGATGCTGGGCTGGCGGGCGGTGGCGCACCTGGCCGGCATCACGCGACGACGTTCTCCCAGCCGGCGGCCAGGTAGTCGATGAAGGCCGGCCCGATCGCCTCGGCGCGGAGCTCCTCGCGGCTCAGCGGGCCGCGGCGCGCGGCGAACTCGGGGTCGGCGAGCACCCGCGCCGCGAAGTCGTGGTGGAAGATCGCGCCGAAGCCGACGGTCACGATGTCCGCGCCCTGCTCCAGGCACCACCGCGCGTCGGCGCCCGACAGCACCCGGCCGGCCACCCCGAGCCGGGTCGCGCCGCGGGGCAGGTCGGTGAAGTGCTCGATGAGCAGCCCGGGAGCACCGCCTCGGGGATGCATGAAGACGTCCCACAACGACATGTCGAGGTAGTCCAGCACACCGGAGGCCAGCATCCGGCGCGCCGTCTCGCGGCCCTCCTCGAGGGTGATGCCGTTGCCCTCGGGGGTCAGCCGCAGGCCGAGCTGGAAGTCCGGCCCGGTGGCCGCCCGGATGCCCTCGACCACCTCGAGGACCACGCGGATCCGGTGGTCGAGGGAGCCGCCGTACCCGTCGGTGCGCTGGTTGCGGCCGTCGAGGAACTGCCCGAGCAGGTAGCCGTGCGCCCCGTGCACCTCGGCCCCGTCGAAGCCGGCCCGCTCGGCCCGGAGGGCCGCCGCCACGAAGTCGGCCACCAGCTGCTCGATCTCGCCGGTGGTCATCGCGACGGCGTGCTTGGCCGGGTCGTCCCACGGGCACTGGTTCGGCCGCCCGCTGAGCGCCGGGTCGGCGCGGCGACCGCCGTGGTGGAGCTGCACGGACGAGCGAGCCCCCGTCGCGCGCAGCCGTCCCGCGAGCTCCGTGAGCCCCGGCAGGTGCGCGTCGGTGGCGACGCCGAGCTGGCCGGCCCACGCGTGTCCGGCAGGGGCGACGTACGCCGCGGCCGTCATCACGAGCCCGAACCCGCCCTCACCCCGGGCCTCCAGCCAGCGGGTCTCGTCCTCGGACAGGGTGCCGTCCGGGTGGCTCTGGGTGTTGGTGAGCGGCGCCAGCGCGAGGCGGTTGCGCCACTCCGGGCCGTGGTCGAACGAGAGCGAGTCGGAGAGGGCGGGCACGCAGCCATCCTCCCTGCCACGCCAGGCGGCGCTCGACGTGGGTCGACCCTCCGGCGGTCCGGCGCCCGAACCTCCAGGTTCCCTCAAGGCCGCCGGGCTGCGCTCCCGGAAACCTCCCGGCCCGGGTAGCGTTCTCCTCGACCCCGCTGGTGACCCGAGACGCCAGCGGGGTCCTTTCATGCCCCGGTGGCGCCGGTCCACTCCCGCCGGAGCAGGCCGTAGACCCACGAGTCCGACACCTCGCCGTTCACGACGCAGTCCTCCCGCAGCGTGCCCTCCCGTCGGAAGCCGAGCTTCTCCAGGACCCGGGCGGAGGCCGCGTTGCGGGTGTCGGCCTCGGCCTGGACCCGGTTGAGGTCGAGGGTGTCGAAGGCCCACCGCAGCAGGGCGGCGGCGGCCTCGGTGGCGTAGCCGTGGCCCCAGGCCGCCTCCCGGAGGCAGTAGCCGAGCGCGGCGGTGCGGTGGTCCGGGTTCCACCGGGTCAGGCCGCACCAGCCGAGGAAGACCCCGTCGGAGCGCCGCTCGATCGCGGGTCGCGCCCCGCTGCCCTCCTCCGCCAGCTGCCGGCAGGTCGCGATGAAGCGCTCGGCCCGGCCCCGCTCGGTCCACGGCGGCGAGTCCCAGTAGCGCAGCACCCGGGCGTCGCTGTGCAGGGCGTAGAGGGCGTCCGCGTCGCCGTCGTCGAACGGCCGCAGGAGCACGCGATCGGTGTGCAGGGTGGGCGTGGGCAGGGACATGCCCGCCATGGTGCCGTGCCCGACTCCGCGGAGTGTGACGAGATCGATGGGCCGCGGCCCTCAACTCTCCGAGCGGCCCGCCGATAGGTCTAGACATGCTGAGCTTCTCTCGGGGCCGGTCCGGCGAGCCGGCGCAGCGGCGCGCCCTCGTGGC encodes:
- a CDS encoding NADH:flavin oxidoreductase, yielding MPALSDSLSFDHGPEWRNRLALAPLTNTQSHPDGTLSEDETRWLEARGEGGFGLVMTAAAYVAPAGHAWAGQLGVATDAHLPGLTELAGRLRATGARSSVQLHHGGRRADPALSGRPNQCPWDDPAKHAVAMTTGEIEQLVADFVAAALRAERAGFDGAEVHGAHGYLLGQFLDGRNQRTDGYGGSLDHRIRVVLEVVEGIRAATGPDFQLGLRLTPEGNGITLEEGRETARRMLASGVLDYLDMSLWDVFMHPRGGAPGLLIEHFTDLPRGATRLGVAGRVLSGADARWCLEQGADIVTVGFGAIFHHDFAARVLADPEFAARRGPLSREELRAEAIGPAFIDYLAAGWENVVA
- a CDS encoding GNAT family N-acetyltransferase; the protein is MSLPTPTLHTDRVLLRPFDDGDADALYALHSDARVLRYWDSPPWTERGRAERFIATCRQLAEEGSGARPAIERRSDGVFLGWCGLTRWNPDHRTAALGYCLREAAWGHGYATEAAAALLRWAFDTLDLNRVQAEADTRNAASARVLEKLGFRREGTLREDCVVNGEVSDSWVYGLLRREWTGATGA
- a CDS encoding tyrosine-protein phosphatase, with protein sequence MTDAPTELLRLASADNFRDVAGTGLGLPTRDGGRVRRGVFYRSNELQLTHEDARSLAGLGIRAIHDLRSSPEIEAHPDVDVPGATWRHAEVTGVPMETVATLHDVEAAHRVMHEVYVAFVRSAAARASYAGLLTELATGAVPQLFHCTAGKDRTGWAAALLLEIAGVDRDAILADYLVTNEVSSATREKYLALVAEHLGPELVAVYEPTMVVEESYLRAGYAAAEEDYGSVDGYLRSGLGLGADVLDGLRGRLRA
- a CDS encoding DUF3054 domain-containing protein, yielding MTKLRPGTRRLWPLLADLVCVLALALGGKSTHEAGESDWVVLVIAWPFAVAAVLAQAWLLSRGRPTARIWPEGVTVLAATYAIGMLLRAISGRGLAPGFLVVAALFLAATMLGWRAVAHLAGITRRRSPSRRPGSR